The Colwellia sp. M166 genome segment TTGTTATTTCGTTACCAGATTTAGGCGGTGAAGTAAAAATCCAAGATATGGGCTTATCCGTATTCTCTTTACTGCAATATGCAGGTGAATGAGGCTAAAGAATGAGTTATCAGGTTTTAGCAAGAAAATGGCGACCAAAGTCCTTTAGTGAATTAGTTGGCCAAGAACATGTTGTTACCGTATTGGTTAATGCATTAACGCAGCAGAGGTTGCACCATGCTTATTTATTTACCGGTACTCGTGGGGTTGGTAAGACAACCATCGCCAGGATTTTTGCTAAAAGCCTGAATTGCGAACAAGGCATAACTGCTCATCCATGTGGAGTATGTGAGGCATGTGTTGATATAGACTCAGGTAAATTTGTTGATTTACTTGAAATTGATGCGGCTTCTCGCACTAAAGTAGATGATACTCGCGAAATATTAGACAATGTACAATATGCTCCGACACGTGGCCGATATAAGGTCTACTTGATCGATGAAGTTCATATGTTATCGCGTAGTAGTTTCAATGCCCTATTGAAGACACTTGAAGAACCGCCGGAACACGTTAAATTTATTCTCGCCACGACGGATCCACAAAAGCTTCCGGTTACGGTTTTATCTCGCTGTTTACAGTTTCATTTAAAAGCACTAACAGTGAAGCAAATCAGTGATAAAGTTACTGAAATTCTTGGAAAAGAAAGCGTTTCATTTGAGGATGAAGCTATTACGCTTTTAGCTAAGGCCGCACGTGGCAGTATGCGCGACTGCTTAAGCTTAACAGATCAAAGCATTGCCCAAGGTAATGGCAATATATCGCGGGACAATGTTCAGCAAATGCTGGGCGGTGTGGATCGAGATTGGGTCTTCAAAATTTTAATTGCCTTATTAAAGCAAGATGCCGCGGTATTAATGCAACTATCACTTGCTATAGCATCATATGCACCTAGTTATAGTCGGTTATCTGCAGAGTTGATCCAATTACTTCATCAAGTGGCTATGGCACAAGTCGTTGAAACTAACTTTAGCTTACCGGTCGAACATCAACAAATGTTGACACAATTCTGCCAACTTATGTCGCCTGAAGACGTACAGCTTTATTATCAAATTGTTTTAACTGCTAGAAAAGATTTACCGTATGCTGATGATGAACAAGCTGCATTTGATATGATGCTGTTAAGATTGTTAGCCTTTAAGCCTTTGGTCAATAGTAATAATTTAGCTCAGTCGACTAAAGAAATATTGGATGTTGAGAAAGGTCTTGATCATTTATCAATGACAGAATTGGCACACGCAGCTCCAAATAAGAATAAAAGTATGGGGTCTGATAAAGTATCACCGACTTCAACCGCAGTACCTGATTTAACTCAAGCTTTGCCATCATCTGATGATAGCAGCGAAAATATCAGTAGTAATAGTGGCTCGGATAGTGGCCTTAGTGTACAAACGCAAGCTAATCAAGATGATAATGGGCTTGATAGTGGTTTTGCCAATAATCTTGATAGCAATTCATTATTAGCGGACGAGATGTTAGCGATTGAACGTCAAGCGGACGCACTTATAGATCCAATGCCTCATGAACAGCTTTCTTCATCTAAAACTGAACAGTATAACGAAAGCCCACAAACCGGTTCTCAAGTAAGTTCTGAAGAGCAAAAGCTAAGTCCAGAACCTAGCGTTGAGCATAATTATCAAGTGAGTATTAATAGCCCCAGCCAAAATGTTCAGGGTACTGAAAAGAATACTCCGTTGCCTATTGAGAGTAATGTCGCTGATGTTTTGGATACTGAACACCAGGATACAAAAAAACTATCGCCAGTCGCTGCTGCAATTGCGACCCGAAACATGCTCAGAAGCCGAAAAAAAGCTTTGGAGAAAGGTGGAAAAAAGTTTAGTGACGCTATTGAGCGTCCACGCGTTGGCTTAGTTGATGATAGCAGTGATAAAAGTGCGACGACTGAACCTGAAGTGGCTAAAAAATCTGAGCTTACAACGGTACCAGAACAACCTTATAGCGAAGATTTTATTGACCCAGCGACAATAAAACTGGCGAACCAAGTCGATAAATGGGCGCATATGATTGATAGTATGTCCTTAGCTGCTCGTCTTCGACAACTGGCTATTCATGCAACCATTGATGAAAACTCGACCGCTGATTTATTGATCCTACAGCTAGATCAATCAATTAAGCATTTAAATAGTGATGCAGCACATAAGCAATTAGAGACAAAGATTTCTGAATATTTACAACGAAAAATTACCGTTGAATTGAATATTGTTGAAAGAACTGTCGCTGATCCTTATCAGATTCAAGCTAATATTAATGCTAAGCGCTATGAATATGCAAAACGAGTGTTAGCAGAAGATGAAATAGTTATGGCATTGCAACAACAATTTCAGGCTGAGCTTGATCAAGAAACTATCGTAGCGCGTTAATCGCTACTTGAATTTTTAGCCGTTAAGCACTATCTTTGGCGGCATATTACTTTTGGAGTGAAAATTATGATGAAAGGTGGCATGGGCAACTTAATGAAACAAGCCCAACAAATGCAAGCAAAAATGGCTAAAGCGCAAGAAGAGCTAGCCAATATGGAAGTTACTGGTGAGTCTGGTGCTGGTATGGTTAAGGTCACTATGACTGGTAATCATAACGTTCGACGTGTTGCTATCGATGATAGCTTAATGGCTGATGATAAAGATATGCTTGAAGACCTAGTCGCAGCAGCAATGAATGATGCGGTACGTCGTGTTGAAGAGCAAAATAAAGAAAAAATGGGGGCTTTAACTGGCGGAATGCAAATGCCTCCAGGGATGAAAATGCCGTTTTAGCTCTATCCAAGGGATAAAAGCATAGCGTTCGACGTTATACTTTAATAAAACTCAGCTACGCTGGGTTTTTTGTTTTTTATATCGGCACTTTCCTGATAAAACGTAGATTGCTTAATTAATCAAATTTGATAAGGATAATTTTTTGGGAGCTCAACTATATTATATTTACGATCCTATGTGCAGTTGGTGCTGGGGTTATACGCCGACTTGGCAACGTTTACAAAAGGAACTCGGCTCGGACGTCGATATTATCTATGGCCTTGGTGGCTTAGCCGAAGATTCCGATGTGATCATGCCAAAAGCAATGCAGGCATTTTTACAGCAAACCTGGCGCAAAATAGCTCAGCAACTTGGTACTGAATTTAATTTTGATTTTTGGCTGTATTGTCAGCCAAGACGTTCAACTTTTCCTGCTTGTCGAGCCGCATTGGTGGCAAGAGAGTTCGGCAAAGAGCAAGAAATGCTTGCCGCTATTCAACATGCTTATTATTTGCAAGCAAGAAATCCTTCGAATATTGATACTTTGCAATTACTGGCGAATGACATTGGCTTGGATGATAATGACTTTCTCCAGAAAATGAATAGCCAGTCAGTAGATGATGCGCTAAAGGCTGAGATCAGTAAAATGAGATCTATGCCTATCAATGGTTTTCCGGCATTAGTTTTGGTCAAAGAGCAAGTTTTCACATCTATACCTGTTGATTATAAAGATTGGCGCAAAAGCTTTGATATAATTATGGCAAAAATTTAATTTTGACAAGATAAATGCCTAATATTAACGATAAATCAGATAAATTGCCGATAAGATGGTGTTTTTTTGTAGTATGATATTGTCATAAAGAACAAACTATTTTTACTGGTTGGAAGTAAAAGTAATAGCAGAGTAAGGTTTAATATGACATATGCAGCAATCACCGGGTGGGGGAAATGTTTACCGCCCGCTATTCTTAGTAATGATGATTTAGCAACGTTTTTAGCAACAGATGATGAGTGGATTACTTCCAGAACCGGCATGAAAGAACGCAGAATTTCTCATGTCTCTGTCAGTGAATTGGCTTATGTAGCTTGTGAACGAGCATTAGCAGCAGCCGGAAAAACCGCGAAAGATGTCGACTTGATTGTCTTTGGTAGTACGACTTTTGACGAACTTTGTCCCAATGCTGCGTCTAACGTACAACGACTACTAGGGGCTGATAATGCCGCTTGTATGGATGTTAGTACTGCATGTACTGGTGGTATGTATAGCCTTAGTGTTGCAACAGCTATGATAAAAAGTGGCGTGGTTAAGTCGGCATTAGTTATTGGTGCTGAAACTATTTCACCGATTATGGACTGGGATAATCGCGATGTTGCGGTGCTCTTTGGTGATGGCTCTGCAGCGCTGTACTTGGAAGAAAGTGAAGAAGAAACTGGTGTTATCACGCAAGCTTTAGGTTGCTACGGTGAATCTCGTGATATTCTTTCAGTGCAAGGTTGGGGTATGAAGTATGCGAACAAAGGTCGTATGCTTGGCCAAAGTAACTGGGCGTTTTTAGGACAGGAAATTTTCAAAAAAGCTGTTTCAGGTATGGCACAAGCGTGTGAAAAAGCACTTGCACAAGCACAACTTAGTGCAGATCAAATGGCAAGTGTTGTTCCCCACCAAGCGAATTTACGTATTATAGATACCTTGATAAAACGTTTGAAAATGGACAAAAACAAAGTGTTTGTCAATATTCATAAATACGGCAATATGTCAGCGGCCACTACCTTGGTTGCTTTTGTTGAAGCAATAGAAGAAGGCTTTATTGCTAAGCAATCTTATGTACTATTACCGGCTTTTGGCGGTGGTTTAACCTGGAGCGCCCATGTTGTTAAATGGGGTGAAAGAACCCACGCTTTGGCAACGTCTGATGTTGAGCTAC includes the following:
- the dnaX gene encoding DNA polymerase III subunit gamma/tau, whose amino-acid sequence is MSYQVLARKWRPKSFSELVGQEHVVTVLVNALTQQRLHHAYLFTGTRGVGKTTIARIFAKSLNCEQGITAHPCGVCEACVDIDSGKFVDLLEIDAASRTKVDDTREILDNVQYAPTRGRYKVYLIDEVHMLSRSSFNALLKTLEEPPEHVKFILATTDPQKLPVTVLSRCLQFHLKALTVKQISDKVTEILGKESVSFEDEAITLLAKAARGSMRDCLSLTDQSIAQGNGNISRDNVQQMLGGVDRDWVFKILIALLKQDAAVLMQLSLAIASYAPSYSRLSAELIQLLHQVAMAQVVETNFSLPVEHQQMLTQFCQLMSPEDVQLYYQIVLTARKDLPYADDEQAAFDMMLLRLLAFKPLVNSNNLAQSTKEILDVEKGLDHLSMTELAHAAPNKNKSMGSDKVSPTSTAVPDLTQALPSSDDSSENISSNSGSDSGLSVQTQANQDDNGLDSGFANNLDSNSLLADEMLAIERQADALIDPMPHEQLSSSKTEQYNESPQTGSQVSSEEQKLSPEPSVEHNYQVSINSPSQNVQGTEKNTPLPIESNVADVLDTEHQDTKKLSPVAAAIATRNMLRSRKKALEKGGKKFSDAIERPRVGLVDDSSDKSATTEPEVAKKSELTTVPEQPYSEDFIDPATIKLANQVDKWAHMIDSMSLAARLRQLAIHATIDENSTADLLILQLDQSIKHLNSDAAHKQLETKISEYLQRKITVELNIVERTVADPYQIQANINAKRYEYAKRVLAEDEIVMALQQQFQAELDQETIVAR
- a CDS encoding ketoacyl-ACP synthase III codes for the protein MTYAAITGWGKCLPPAILSNDDLATFLATDDEWITSRTGMKERRISHVSVSELAYVACERALAAAGKTAKDVDLIVFGSTTFDELCPNAASNVQRLLGADNAACMDVSTACTGGMYSLSVATAMIKSGVVKSALVIGAETISPIMDWDNRDVAVLFGDGSAALYLEESEEETGVITQALGCYGESRDILSVQGWGMKYANKGRMLGQSNWAFLGQEIFKKAVSGMAQACEKALAQAQLSADQMASVVPHQANLRIIDTLIKRLKMDKNKVFVNIHKYGNMSAATTLVAFVEAIEEGFIAKQSYVLLPAFGGGLTWSAHVVKWGERTHALATSDVELPKCNKTGLELVNDIIAAKSV
- a CDS encoding DsbA family protein — encoded protein: MGAQLYYIYDPMCSWCWGYTPTWQRLQKELGSDVDIIYGLGGLAEDSDVIMPKAMQAFLQQTWRKIAQQLGTEFNFDFWLYCQPRRSTFPACRAALVAREFGKEQEMLAAIQHAYYLQARNPSNIDTLQLLANDIGLDDNDFLQKMNSQSVDDALKAEISKMRSMPINGFPALVLVKEQVFTSIPVDYKDWRKSFDIIMAKI
- a CDS encoding YbaB/EbfC family nucleoid-associated protein, translated to MMMKGGMGNLMKQAQQMQAKMAKAQEELANMEVTGESGAGMVKVTMTGNHNVRRVAIDDSLMADDKDMLEDLVAAAMNDAVRRVEEQNKEKMGALTGGMQMPPGMKMPF